Proteins encoded within one genomic window of Citrobacter amalonaticus Y19:
- a CDS encoding GTPase family protein, producing MSTLHPALQKLRTHLTFLPENILQQLLEHLHQTIHYKPVIGIMGKSGTGKSSLCNALFQSPLCATHPLTGCTRDAQRLTLEIGERQMTLVDLPGVGETPEYDREYRMLYQSLLPELDLIIWVLRADERAYAADISMHRFLLGEGADPSRFLFVLSQADRISPAHEWDAQHLSPSRQQQLSLAATSARVAGLFPSSFPVLPVAAPAGWNLPAFVSLMIHALPAHATSAVFSHCRQENCSEQDQQQAREDFGETMGDSFDRIIDTFSLPSWLIALLRRARQKIIGLLVSLWDKFF from the coding sequence ATGTCCACACTACATCCCGCGCTGCAAAAACTGCGCACGCATCTTACTTTCCTGCCTGAAAATATCCTTCAACAGCTTCTTGAGCATCTTCATCAGACCATCCACTATAAACCCGTTATTGGCATCATGGGCAAGAGCGGCACGGGTAAAAGCAGCCTCTGCAATGCCCTGTTTCAGTCCCCGCTTTGCGCCACGCATCCCCTGACAGGCTGTACCCGCGACGCTCAGCGCCTGACTCTGGAGATTGGTGAGCGGCAGATGACTCTTGTGGATTTACCCGGGGTCGGAGAAACACCGGAGTATGACCGGGAATACAGAATGTTATATCAAAGCCTGCTGCCTGAACTTGATTTGATTATCTGGGTACTGAGGGCGGATGAACGGGCTTATGCCGCTGACATCTCCATGCACCGTTTTTTGCTGGGTGAAGGGGCTGATCCCTCACGGTTTCTGTTTGTGCTGAGCCAGGCCGATCGCATTTCGCCAGCCCATGAGTGGGATGCGCAGCATTTATCGCCCTCCCGCCAGCAGCAACTTTCGCTGGCGGCTACCAGCGCCAGAGTGGCCGGATTATTTCCTTCCTCCTTTCCGGTTCTGCCCGTTGCCGCTCCGGCAGGATGGAATCTCCCGGCATTTGTCTCTCTGATGATCCATGCGCTGCCTGCTCATGCCACCAGCGCCGTGTTCAGCCATTGTCGTCAGGAGAATTGCTCGGAGCAGGATCAGCAGCAGGCCCGGGAAGATTTTGGTGAAACAATGGGAGACAGCTTCGATCGGATTATCGATACTTTTTCCCTGCCCTCCTGGCTTATTGCACTTCTTCGCAGGGCCAGACAAAAAATCATCGGGTTGCTTGTCTCGCTCTGGGATAAATTTTTCTGA
- a CDS encoding helix-turn-helix transcriptional regulator: MPDNSSRHDRLAVRLSLIISRLMAGESLSLKALSDEFGVTERTLQRDFHQRLIHLDLENDEGRYRLKAGVSQAFTPEMLSFIRNTGIAQILPDQNPRLMSCLTGDQDPFPCLIWFSPLTTTTALPDCFSRLIQAIRQQLCISLLSDGRRHSPLEPYRLIYYGCDWYLVASQKGEIRVFLLAKISTVTLTSARFERREDISSLTAEENFISALPHFPFINNLINSFRP, from the coding sequence ATGCCTGACAACAGCTCACGACACGATCGGCTGGCTGTTCGCTTATCACTGATCATCAGTCGCCTGATGGCGGGGGAGTCTCTGTCACTGAAAGCGCTGTCTGACGAGTTTGGTGTTACCGAACGTACCCTGCAGCGTGATTTCCACCAGCGGCTGATCCATCTTGATTTAGAAAATGATGAGGGCCGCTACAGGCTAAAAGCCGGTGTCAGCCAGGCATTCACACCGGAAATGCTTTCCTTTATACGCAATACGGGTATTGCCCAGATACTTCCGGATCAGAACCCCCGGCTAATGTCCTGTCTGACAGGGGATCAGGATCCTTTTCCCTGCCTTATCTGGTTTTCACCTTTAACTACAACTACCGCGCTGCCGGACTGTTTTTCACGGCTGATCCAGGCTATCAGGCAACAGCTTTGCATTTCCCTGTTATCGGACGGACGACGGCATTCGCCCCTGGAGCCCTATCGTCTCATCTATTACGGATGCGACTGGTACCTGGTGGCTTCACAAAAAGGGGAGATCCGGGTGTTTCTTCTGGCAAAGATCAGCACGGTCACCCTGACATCAGCGCGGTTTGAGCGGAGAGAAGATATCAGCAGCCTGACGGCTGAAGAGAACTTCATTTCTGCGCTGCCGCATTTCCCCTTCATCAATAACCTTATAAACAGCTTTCGACCGTGA
- a CDS encoding DUF932 domain-containing protein: MRLASRFGRVNLIRRDRPLTHEELMQHTPSVFGEDKHASRSERYAYIPTITLLENLQREGFQPFFACQTRVRDPDRREHTKHLLRLRQAGQIAGQQVPEIILLNSHDGSSSYQMLPGLFRSVCCNGLVCGTSFGEVRVPHKGDVVGKVIEGAYEVLGVFDRVEEKREAMQSLMLPPPAQQALAKAALTYRFGEEHQPVTDAQILSPRRWQDEKNDLWTVFNRLQENLSKGGLPGRSAQGKSSRTRAVNGIDGDIKLNRALWVMAEELLQVLS, translated from the coding sequence ATGCGATTAGCCAGTCGTTTTGGTCGGGTGAACCTGATCCGCCGCGACCGTCCGTTAACACACGAAGAACTGATGCAGCACACACCCAGCGTATTTGGTGAGGATAAACACGCCTCACGCAGTGAACGGTATGCCTATATCCCCACCATCACCCTGCTGGAAAATCTGCAACGGGAAGGTTTTCAGCCCTTCTTTGCCTGCCAGACCCGGGTGCGTGACCCTGATCGACGGGAGCACACGAAACATCTGTTACGTCTGCGCCAGGCCGGTCAAATCGCCGGTCAGCAGGTCCCGGAAATCATTCTACTCAACTCTCATGACGGCTCCAGCAGCTACCAGATGCTGCCGGGACTGTTCCGTAGTGTCTGCTGTAATGGTCTGGTCTGCGGAACATCTTTTGGTGAAGTGCGGGTACCCCATAAGGGCGATGTGGTGGGAAAAGTCATTGAAGGGGCTTACGAAGTGCTCGGGGTATTTGACCGGGTGGAAGAGAAGCGTGAGGCAATGCAGTCGTTGATGCTGCCTCCCCCGGCACAGCAGGCACTGGCGAAGGCTGCGCTGACATACCGCTTTGGCGAGGAGCATCAGCCAGTGACCGACGCACAGATTCTGTCCCCCCGCCGCTGGCAGGATGAGAAAAACGACCTGTGGACGGTGTTTAACCGGCTGCAGGAGAACCTGAGTAAGGGTGGTCTGCCAGGCCGCTCAGCGCAGGGGAAAAGTAGCCGGACGAGAGCAGTCAATGGCATCGACGGCGACATCAAGCTGAACCGCGCACTGTGGGTGATGGCAGAAGAACTGCTGCAGGTTCTGAGCTGA
- a CDS encoding antirestriction protein, with amino-acid sequence MTDIINLNDTLQLQPQSTDAGSAPSLTAMPVPDEQRADFWPQHFGNIPQWIILEPTIFAWMDRYCADYNGGIWQFYTMSNGGAFMIPEANEDTDEKWSLFNSMNGNCAEMSAEAAGIAGCLITYSHHAMRTECDAMTEHYYRLRDYALNHAESSAIMHIID; translated from the coding sequence ATGACCGACATTATCAACCTTAACGATACCCTCCAGTTACAGCCACAATCAACCGATGCTGGTTCTGCGCCTTCACTGACCGCCATGCCGGTCCCGGACGAACAGCGCGCTGACTTCTGGCCACAGCACTTTGGCAACATACCGCAATGGATAATCCTTGAACCCACCATCTTCGCGTGGATGGACCGCTACTGCGCGGACTACAACGGGGGCATCTGGCAGTTTTACACAATGAGCAACGGCGGTGCCTTTATGATCCCGGAAGCGAATGAGGATACCGATGAAAAATGGTCTCTGTTTAACAGTATGAACGGTAACTGTGCGGAGATGAGCGCAGAGGCCGCGGGCATAGCCGGCTGTCTGATAACTTACAGCCACCACGCCATGCGTACCGAATGCGACGCCATGACGGAACACTATTACCGTCTGCGGGACTACGCGCTTAACCACGCGGAATCCAGCGCTATCATGCACATCATCGACTGA
- the radC gene encoding RadC family protein translates to METQLPLFAAELPASAQHTIREALTLLERQLREPGVSFTSSHAVRDWLRLQLATLEREEFTALFLDNQHRLIAHETLFTGTISHTQVHPREVVKAGLKHNAAAIIVAHCHPSGHAEPSNADRQVTTRIQQALDLVDIRLLDHLVIGGLEIVSFSERGWL, encoded by the coding sequence ATGGAAACACAATTACCGCTGTTTGCCGCCGAATTGCCGGCATCCGCACAGCACACCATCCGGGAGGCGCTCACCCTGCTGGAACGTCAGTTACGTGAACCCGGGGTGTCATTCACGTCCAGCCACGCCGTCCGGGACTGGCTGCGCCTGCAGCTTGCCACACTGGAACGGGAAGAGTTTACCGCGCTCTTCCTTGATAACCAGCACCGGCTGATTGCGCACGAAACCCTCTTTACCGGCACCATCAGCCATACGCAGGTCCATCCCCGCGAAGTGGTTAAGGCCGGTCTGAAGCATAACGCGGCGGCGATTATTGTCGCTCACTGCCATCCGTCAGGGCACGCTGAGCCCAGCAATGCTGATCGTCAGGTCACTACGCGTATTCAGCAAGCGCTGGATCTGGTAGATATTCGCCTGCTGGATCACCTGGTTATCGGTGGCCTGGAAATCGTCTCGTTTTCCGAGAGAGGCTGGCTTTAA
- a CDS encoding DUF987 domain-containing protein — translation MKIISKRQAMTIYRQHPQARLFRFCTGKYKWSGSVCHYAGREVQDISGVLAVFAERRQDRNGPYVVLRSVSLN, via the coding sequence ATGAAAATCATCAGCAAACGTCAGGCAATGACGATTTACCGCCAGCATCCGCAGGCACGGTTGTTTCGCTTCTGCACGGGTAAATACAAATGGTCCGGCAGCGTCTGCCACTACGCAGGACGGGAAGTGCAGGATATCAGCGGTGTACTGGCCGTATTCGCAGAGCGCCGCCAGGACCGCAACGGCCCGTATGTCGTATTACGCAGCGTAAGCCTGAATTAA
- a CDS encoding type IV toxin-antitoxin system YeeU family antitoxin codes for MSKKTTITTNDVSEPWWGLRRSISPCFGARLVQEANCLHYLADRTSITGQFSDADLCHLDQAFPLLLKQLELMLTSGELTPRYQHRVTLHAKGLTCEADTLGSCGYLYIAIYPTPAITE; via the coding sequence TTGTCGAAGAAAACCACGATAACAACGAATGATGTCAGCGAACCATGGTGGGGGCTCAGACGCAGCATCTCCCCGTGCTTTGGTGCCCGTCTGGTCCAGGAGGCCAATTGCCTGCACTATCTCGCCGACCGCACCAGTATCACCGGGCAGTTCAGCGACGCTGATTTGTGCCATCTCGATCAGGCGTTTCCACTGCTGTTGAAACAACTGGAACTCATGCTCACCAGCGGTGAACTCACTCCCCGCTATCAGCATCGCGTCACGCTCCACGCAAAAGGACTGACCTGCGAGGCGGATACCCTCGGCAGTTGTGGTTATCTCTATATCGCGATTTACCCGACACCTGCAATAACCGAATAA
- a CDS encoding TA system toxin CbtA family protein has protein sequence MQTQPVPPTREVSPRPSPVAIWQRLLSHLLDRHYGLTLSDTPFGNDGVIQEHIDAGISLCDAVNFIVEKYDLVRTDRQGFSAETQSPLLRSIDILRARKATGLMTRNSYKVVTDITTGKYREVQP, from the coding sequence ATGCAAACACAACCTGTTCCCCCGACACGGGAGGTTTCACCACGCCCGTCACCCGTGGCGATATGGCAGCGCCTTCTGAGCCACCTGCTGGATCGTCACTACGGCCTTACGCTCAGCGATACGCCGTTTGGCAATGATGGCGTGATTCAGGAGCATATCGACGCTGGTATATCACTGTGCGACGCCGTGAATTTTATTGTGGAAAAATACGATTTGGTTCGCACAGATCGTCAGGGCTTCAGTGCAGAAACACAGTCGCCGCTTCTTAGAAGTATCGATATTCTCCGCGCCCGGAAAGCGACAGGGTTAATGACCCGCAACAGCTACAAAGTGGTGACCGACATCACCACCGGCAAATACCGTGAGGTGCAGCCATGA
- a CDS encoding DUF5983 family protein translates to MKLSLTVEAGTINVLALNAGRIAVDIDGIELAALLDVVCDNGYSLRVADEPGKLVVEDPLPPVARVNGIQCSTAHITEEDNSLLFTLSHQHEDFGESEWISYTGSGYLFHLGAWSFPVLRLKRLGLSKACRQLVVTLIRRYSAGIIHLDAFGEVLPGFATFDW, encoded by the coding sequence ATGAAGCTGTCCCTCACCGTAGAAGCCGGCACCATCAACGTTCTGGCCCTGAATGCGGGCCGGATCGCTGTGGATATTGACGGCATTGAACTGGCTGCGCTGCTCGATGTGGTCTGTGACAACGGTTATTCCCTTCGCGTTGCTGACGAGCCCGGAAAACTGGTTGTCGAAGATCCTCTTCCGCCCGTCGCCCGCGTTAACGGCATTCAGTGCAGCACCGCACATATCACGGAAGAGGACAATTCACTGCTGTTTACCCTTTCACACCAGCATGAAGACTTTGGTGAGTCTGAATGGATTAGTTATACCGGCTCGGGTTATCTGTTCCACCTGGGGGCGTGGTCGTTTCCGGTCTTACGCCTCAAACGCCTCGGTCTGTCAAAAGCCTGCCGCCAGTTAGTGGTGACGCTTATCCGTCGCTACTCTGCTGGCATCATTCATCTGGATGCCTTTGGCGAAGTGCTGCCGGGCTTCGCTACGTTTGACTGGTAG
- a CDS encoding DUF957 domain-containing protein yields MPELTTEAALNILIGWLQDNIDCDSEIIFDNDEDNTDSATLLPWIEQALKDVRDLRHLQRLQQASTN; encoded by the coding sequence ATGCCGGAATTAACCACCGAAGCGGCTCTCAACATTCTGATTGGCTGGCTGCAGGACAACATCGATTGCGACAGCGAGATAATTTTCGACAACGACGAAGATAACACCGATTCAGCAACACTGCTGCCCTGGATTGAGCAGGCGCTTAAAGACGTTCGCGATCTCCGTCATCTTCAGCGTCTGCAACAGGCCAGTACAAATTAG
- a CDS encoding DUF4942 domain-containing protein has product MSDFTLTEPEVLTGHTDVICSTSIERIVSGRNAALTQIESLIQQLDDISTLTRSIGGKTALDWAMKQEFRCGCWLMEKPETAMKAITRNLDRGIWRDLMKKSGMLALMDEQARDEWYNSLEKDDIPAISEANILNTFEQLHQSKGEVFERGVINVFKGLSWDFKTNSPCKFGAKIIVTGLVKCDRWGFGLNWGRQRDRLADLERMLMLLDGKPVPDNRADVTRRLSDHIHENRHSNYYEDEMFAIKYFQKGTAHISFKRSELVDKLNDIIARHYPRALPTKQ; this is encoded by the coding sequence ATGTCAGACTTTACCCTCACCGAACCTGAAGTTTTGACCGGCCATACAGATGTGATTTGCTCCACCAGCATTGAACGCATCGTCAGCGGACGTAACGCCGCGCTTACGCAGATTGAATCCCTCATTCAGCAACTGGACGATATCTCGACGCTGACCCGCAGTATCGGCGGTAAAACGGCGCTGGACTGGGCCATGAAGCAGGAATTCCGCTGTGGTTGCTGGCTGATGGAAAAACCAGAAACAGCGATGAAAGCCATTACCCGTAATCTCGATCGTGGTATATGGCGCGATTTAATGAAAAAGTCAGGGATGCTTGCGCTCATGGACGAGCAGGCCCGTGATGAGTGGTACAACAGTCTGGAGAAAGACGACATCCCGGCGATCTCTGAAGCCAACATATTGAACACGTTTGAGCAACTGCATCAGAGCAAAGGTGAGGTTTTTGAGCGTGGCGTAATTAACGTGTTCAAAGGTCTGAGCTGGGACTTTAAAACGAACTCGCCCTGCAAGTTTGGTGCGAAAATTATTGTGACGGGACTGGTCAAATGTGACCGATGGGGATTTGGGCTTAACTGGGGCCGGCAGCGCGATCGATTAGCTGACCTTGAGCGGATGCTGATGCTTCTGGATGGCAAGCCTGTCCCCGACAACCGCGCTGACGTTACCCGTCGTCTCAGCGATCATATCCATGAGAACAGGCATAGCAACTATTACGAGGACGAGATGTTTGCGATCAAATACTTTCAGAAGGGAACGGCACATATCTCTTTTAAGCGATCGGAACTGGTCGATAAGCTGAATGACATCATAGCCAGACATTATCCAAGGGCGTTGCCCACTAAACAGTAA